Genomic DNA from Acetilactobacillus jinshanensis:
CAACTTGATAGCCCTGACGGTAAGAAATACGGCTTAGGTTCATCGGCCGCTGTTACCGTAGCTACGATCAACGCTTTATGCGCCTTTTATCACATCCCAATCAATAAGGAACAGCTCTTTAAACTGTCGGCTATCGCCCACTTCTCAGTTCAAGGCAACGGTTCGTTAGGTGACATCGCTGCCAGTGTCTATGGTGGTTGGATTGCTTTCCGGACTTTTGACCATCAATGGTTAAAGATCATGCAGCGAAATTCATCCATTAAAACGTTGATTAATATGCCTTGGCCAAACCTCAAGATTGAACAATTAACGGTTCCAGAAAGTCTTCAACTTTTGATTGGTTGGACCGGCACCCCGGCATCAACCTCGCACTTAGTTGATAAGGTTTCATTAGGTCGAGCTCATAATCCAGAAAAGTATAACCAATTCCTTAAAGCCAGCAAGAAATGCCTAATTAAAATGATTCACGGCTTTCGGGAAGGCTCACTTAAGCTAATCAAGCATGAAATCGCTGTTAACCGAAAATTATTGAATCAATTGGGTGATTTTACCAAGGTTGACATTGAGACCCCACAGTTAAAGAAATTATCAAGAATTGCAATTCACTACGGTGGTTCCGCAAAATCATCTGGAGCCGGCGGTGGTGACTGTGGGATCACAGTTGTTAATCGTCAGTCACCCATTAAGCAGATTTTAGACGAATGGAAACAGAACCACATTCAGCCGTTAAAGTTTAAGGTTACCCAACAATCATCAGGAGTTGTCCATCATGATTAATCAGCATTCTCACCGTAAGGATGAACACGTTTCCTTAGCGGAATATTTTAATCGAGCCAATCATCATGATTACTTTGATCAGTTACGCTTTGTCCATCAAAGTCTCCCAGAAACTGATTATCAACAAATTAATCCTTCGACTAAATTAGGACCATTGACGTTAAAATGGCCCTTTTATATTGAGGCCATGACCGGTGGCAGCCGACAGACTGGACAATTAAACGCCCAATTGGCAAAAATTGCTAAAGCAACTGACTTAGCCATGGCTGTTGGTTCCGAAAGTGTTGCTTTACAGGACCCGAAGTTAATCAAGACTTTTTCGATCGTCCGAAAAGTTAATCCCAAGGGAATCATTTTTGCTAATTTAGGGGCATCCCATTCATATCAAGATGCTCAAAAAGTGATTGACATAATCGATGCGGATGCGTTAGAAATCCACCTTAACGTGCCACAAGAATTAATTATGCCCGAAGGCCACCGCTCTTTTCATTGGTTAAAAAATATTAAATCGGTCGTTAGCAACGTTAAAAAACCGGTGATCATCAAAGAAGTCGGCTTCGGAATGAGTAAAGAAACGCTCAAACAACTTCAGTCAATTGGTGTTAAATACGCTAACGTAAGTGGCCACGGTGGAACTAATTTTGCCAAGATTGAAAACTACCGTCGTCCTGAAAAGGATCTTTCTTATCTTGAGAAATGGGGCCTAACTACTCCAGAATCATTATTTGAGGCTCGTCCGTTTGAACCTGAGATGAAGATCATTGCTTCAGGTGGAATTAAAAATCCGCTTGACATCGCAAAAGCCCTCGCGTTAGGTGCAAGTGCAGTCGGCGTTGCTGGCGTCATCTTGCATTCACTCCTAAGACGAGGACCTGATAAAACGATTCAAATGATTAAAGATTGGCAGCGTGGTCTTAAGATCATTATGACCATGCTAGGATATAAAGATATCGCTCAGTTGCAGCAACAAAGATTACTACTAAGTCCATCTTTAATTAGTTACTTACATCAGCGACATCTAACATACTGATTATCGAACGAGAAAACGGAGCCCTTTCGGGAAGAAATTCTTGATGGTACCCTGAACGACTTTACCAAACGCAATTGGTTGTTTCCAGCAGATTAATTGGTACCAGCCTTTGGGTAACTTCGGATCAACCGGTAACGTGTCACCATGAACGTACTTTTTCCATTCGTCAATGGAAATCGTGACGTGATGTTTAACCTGATCCGGATGTAAAGCCAAGGCTAACGCATATGATGGTTCAAAGCGGTTCTTCTTTAACGTTCCTAAGTGAAGTCCTGGGCTAACGACCTGAAGCTTCTTGAGGTTCGGGATGTCAGGATTATATGCGTATAATTGACGTCCGAATTCAATTAAATTCTTAGGCTGAAAATCAACTAAATCCTTTTTTGCGAATTGATTCCATAGATCACGATCTCGGTGCGGAACATTACTGCGCTGAGTTTTTATTTTCTTTGGGCTGCCTTGGGTACCCTTCTGTAACTTGGCAATGAAGTGCCCTTCACCCTTAACTCGGTTAGGAAAGATTCGAACGGCATTCTTCAATTCAGGATTATGGTTAGCCCACTGTGGCTGGCCACCTAGCATCCCTGGATACTTCTTAACGGGCACCGTCTTAAAATCATAATTATCCAGTAACCACGCAATGACCTGTTCGTCTTCTTCAGGTGCAAAGGTACACGTTGAATAGACCAACGTTCCGCCAGGCTTTAACATCTTAACGGCCTGGTTTAAAATCTTTCGTTGCCGTTCGGCACATTTCTTTGGGTAATCTAATGACCAATATTTAATCGCTTCGGGATTTTTACGGAACATCCCTTCACCAGAGCACGGTGCGTCTACCAAAATTTTGTCAAAGTACCGTTTAAATGATTTCGTCATTTTATGCGGAGGTTCATTTAAGGTCAAAGCGTTAGTAACACCAAAGCGTTCTAAATTACTGGCTAAGACCTTAGCCCGTTTTGGAATGATTTCGTTAGCCACTAGCAAGCCCTGATTATTCATCAAACTAGCTAAATACGTTGTCTTACTCCCTGGTGCAGCACATAAATCTAACACCTTTTCACCAGGCTTCGGATCAACGACCGTCCCAACGTACATGGCGCTTGGTTCCTGATCATAAACAGCACCACTCTGATGATCGACCGTTCGGCCACGAACCTTTCCGTAGTAGCCCCATTTGGCCCATGGAATCGGATCATCCAGCTTTTCTTCAATTGGTGTATGGGCTTTTAACGGGTTAATTCGGAAGCCCTGCGTGGGTTCTCGATCAAAACTTTTAAGAAAAGCTTCGGCATGATCGCCCATTAATTTCTGGTATTTTTGGCAAAATTCTTTCGGTAATTTCACGGTTACCCTCCTAAATGTTTGACACAATCGAAAACATTATTTATGATAATGTTTTTACAAGCGCTATTATAAACTTTCTATTAAACGAGATGATACAGATGAATCGAAAATTAATTATTTTAGACCTAGATGGAACGACTTTAAATTCTGACTCAAAAATTACTGATACCACTCGATACATCATTCAAGAAGCGGCCAGCCTCGGTAACATCGTTAGTATCATCACCGGCAGACCGTACCGAATCGCGATGCCCTTTTACCGGCGACTTGGTTTGACCAGTCCGTTAATCACCTTTAACGGTGGTTTAGGTTTAATCCCCGGCGAAAAGTGGCCAGGAGCCTACCAAATCACTTTTGATCGTCACATCGTTAACACCATTTTTAAACGCCAGCGTGAATTGGGCCTTAATCTAATGGCTGCCGAAGACCGTTCGCATTTAATGGCCAACAAGCCTTCAAATGCTAAATTAGCCCGTGAAACCCTGGATTACTTTCCGTCACGTTTAAAATCGGGTCAGATCTTAACGCAAGATAACATCAACTTCGACCCGGTATGCCTAGCGGTTCAAGTCCAGCCGTTTTGTATGCAATTGGTTACTAAATATCTGCGGACTAATTATAAAGGAATTGTTAAACCGGCCGTCTGGGGTGGCAGTTTAAACGTAATCGAAATCGCAGCGCAGAACGTTACCAAAGTAACCGGAATCAAGAAACTAGCTAAGTATTATCACATCGCCAACAAGGACATCATCGCCTTTGGTGATCAGGATAATGATTACAACACTCTGAAGTTCGTTGGCCATGGAGTCGCCATGAAGAACGGTCTGCCTGATGTTAAGGCCGTCGCTGATGATGTAACTGAATATGATAACGATCATGACGGGGTCGCCCGTTACCTAAAGAGTTATCTCGGTTTACCTTATTAAATATTATTCTTTAAGGACTAAAAATGGTCTTGTGATAATTATTAAATCACAAGGCCATTTTTTGTATTCTAATATTTAATTCCCTTAAAAACCTGAGCCGCTTTAACGGCATTCAACCAGCCTAAGTAGTAATGATTACGTTCCTTAACACTCATCTTGGGCTTAAATTCATCCCGCTTTTCACCGCAGCGCTTAACTTCGTCAAGGTCTTTCCAATATCCAGAAGCAAGACCCGATAGATAAGCGATCCCAAGAGCCGTAACTTCACTGACGACCGCTCGATGAATTGGAATTCCTAATAGATCAGCTTGGAACTGCATTAGGTAATCATTTTTGGTTGCGCCACCATCGACGTTCAGGTTCTTCAAGTCGATATGGGTATCCTTTTGCATGGTTCTTAAAACGTCTTTGGTCTGATAAGCTAAGGAATTTAGAGTTGCTTTAACAAACTCTTCACGGGTTGTCCCCCGAGTTAAGCCAAAGACGGCACCGCGGGTCTGCTGGTTCCAATAAGGAGCACCTAATCCACTGAATGCTGGAACTACGTAGACACCGCAATGATTGGGTGCTTCTCTGGCCATAACTTCGGATTCACCGGGATCGTTAATAATTCGCATCCCATCTTTAAGCCATTGAATTGCGGATCCGGCAACAAAGATACTACCTTCCAAAGCGTAATTCACTTTGCCGTCAAACCCGTAGGCAATCGTTGTGATTAAGCCGTTATCGGATAAAATTGGCTTTTCACCGGTATTCATCATGATAAAAGCACCGGTACCATATGTATTTTTGACCATTCCTGGAGACAAAGCTAGTTGCCCGAATAAAGAAGCCTGCTGATCACCCATAATCCCAGTAATCGGGATCTTTAAGCCTTCAAATGTATAATCACCCGTATGACCGTATAAATGATCAGACGGGTAAACTTTAGGTAACATCTGTGAAGGAATCTTCAGTAGCCGTAATATCTGGGGATCCCACTTCAGCGTATGAATATTAAACATCATGGTTCGACTAGCGTTGGAATAATCCGTAGCGAAAACCTTGCCACCCGTTAAATTCCATAGTAGCCAGGTGTCGACCGTTCCAAACAATAACTTACCAGCTTCGGCATCTTCCCGGGCATTAGGAACGTGATCCAGGATCCATTTTAATTTAGTTGCCGAGAAATAGGAATCAATGATCAGGCCAGTTTTATGGTGGATCATTTTTGAGTAACCAGCCTCTTTAATCTGGTCCGAAATTTTACTGGTCTGCTTAGATTGCCAAACGATTGCTTTGCAGATTGGCTTCCCAGTATCTTTATTCCAGACCACTGCAGTTTCACGTTGATTCGCAATCCCAAGCGATTGAATCTGGTATGGTTCGATATTCTTTTTAATTAACGCTTCGATAAGTGCACTTTCAACATCTTTCCAGATCTCAACGGGATCCTGTTCAACCCAGCCGGGATGTGGGAAGTATTGCTTGATTGATTTTTGACTCATCGACACAATATTACCCTGATGATTAAAAACGATGGCACGGGCGCTAGTTGTCCCCTCATCAATTACCATGATGTAACGTTGTTTATTCATGTTAATTCCTCTTTTTAATTTACTTAACCGCTTCTTTGGTTAACAATGATTACGTAAATCTGGTAAAATACTAGCATGGTTACATATATAAATAAAGAAGGAAACAATATGGACGCTCAAAAATATTCTGCATGTACCAGTATTTTAATTGGTAAAAAGGCTAGTACTGACGGATCTGTAATGATCGGTCGTAACGAAGACGCAAGAGCCGCCTGGCCGAAACATTATATTGTTCATCCGCATCATGAATCAAAATCGAATCCCGTTTTTAAATCATCTGATAATAAATTTAAATTAACGTTACCAAAAGTTCGCTTTAAATATGACGCAACCCCTGAATGGACCAAAAAATATGGTCTGTTTGAAGAAGACGGTATCAACGAATATAACGTTGCCATGAGTGCTACCGAAAGTACTTACAGTAACGAAACCGTCTTGGGCGTTGATCCGTTAGTTAAAGACGGCATTGGTGAAGAAGCCATGATTACGGTCGTCTTGCCATACATTAAAACACCGCGTGAAGGCATCGAACGATTAGGCAAAATCATCGAGAAGTACGGTACCGACGAATCCAACGGTATTTTATTTGCTGATAAGAATTCCGCTTGGTACATGGAAACCGGTGGTGGTCACCAGTGGGTCGCTGAACGGATCCCCGATGATTACTACGCAGTAATCGCTAACCAGTCCGCAATCCAAGATATTGATTTCAACGATCCAAATAACTTTATGTGGGCTCCACACATTCGTGAATTCGTCAATAAGTATCACCTTAACCCAAGTACTCACGGTAACTTCAATTTCCGTCAAATCTTCGGGACGCATACCTTAGCTGATACTTATTACAACACGCCACGGGTTTGGTATGGTCAAAAGATGTTCAATCCTGAAATTCAGCAGGATCCGCAGAGTCAGAACCTGCCATTCATCAGAAAGAGTCATCGTAAATTATCGATTAACGATGCTGAAGCCTTCTTAGCATCCCATTATCAAGGTACTAAGTACGATCCAGTTGGTGAAGGCAAGCCTCAGGATCGAAAACGGTTCCGTCCAATCAGCTTAGCTAAGACTCAAGAATCTCACATCATGCAGATGCGTCCAAATCAGCCAAAGGAAACCACTGGGATCCACTGGTTAGCCATGGGCGTTGCCGCTCAAAGTACCTACGTCCCGTTCTTCAGTGGAATTACCGGAACACCAACCGCTTACCATTACGGTGTCCATGATTACAAGCACAATTCTGCTTACTGGGCCTTTAAATTGGCCGGCATCATGGTCGACAGTCATTACCTACAATTTAATCCGCAGTTAGAAGCTCTTCAGGCTAAACTGAATATTCATTACTTAAACTCCATTAAAGATGTTGATGCTAATGCTAAGCAGTTATCATCAGATCAGCTCGTTAAATTAGTTAATAAAGTTAGTAATGGCGAAGCTAAATTAGCAATCAAAGACTACCGTAAACTCACGGGTCATCTGATAGCTTTAGCAGCCGATTATTCACCGCTAAACTATCACCAGGATCTGAATTTATGATGAGGGATTAATTTGAAAAATAAAGCAACTAAAATTTCGCTTTTCAGCTTTGTCTTAATGGTTTTAATCTCGACTTTCGGCTTCAATAATACCGGGATCGCCTATCGTCAGATGGGCTATTCCAGTATTATCTGGTATCTGTTGATGGCCGTGATTTTCTTTCTCCCCTGTGGACTGATGTTTGCCGAATATGGTTCGGCATTCAAAGACGAACATGGTGGGATCTACTCTTGGTTAAAGGGTTCCGTTGGTGAAAAGACTGCGTTTATCGGGACATTCACCTGGTACGCCTCGTGGATCGTCTGGATGATCTCGATGTCGCCCAAAATCTGGATCCCGTTTTCGACGTTACTATCGGGTCATGACAGTACTCAAACCTGGCACATATTTGATTTAAGTCCGACTGCAACCGTCGGGGTCTTGGCAATCTTATGGATGATACTAGTTACCTGGTGTGATAGCAAGGGCATTAAGTCCATCACCCGAATCTCGTCAATCGGTGGATCGTTCATTGTAATGGTGGTCGTTGTCTTCTGCCTGGCTTCGTTAGCTTTGTTACTAATTAATCATGGCCAGCTAGCAGAGCCCCTTCATAATGTTACTGATTTTACTAAGTCACCGAATCCCAACTTTCAGACTAAGATCTCGATTATTTCGTTCATCACCTACGTTATGTTTGCCTACGGTGGAATTGAATCGTTAGGTGGGATGATCGATAAATTAAAAAATCCAGCCCAAAATTTTCCGCTTGGGATCGTAATTGGTGCCGTTGCGATTGCCGTTACCTATGCAGGAACTATCTTCCTATGCGGAGTTAGTACCAATTGGACCAAGGTTCTCGGTAATAACTACGTCAATCTGGGTAATGTTTTGTACGTGATCATTAATAATCTAGGCTACACCCTAGGGAAAAGTTTAGGTCTTACATCAGGCACCTCAGTAATTATCGGGAATAGTTTTGACCGGTTTGCTGGTTTAAGTTTGTGGCTTGGCTACGGTGGATCATTTTTTGTATTACTGTATTCACCACTAAAATCCTTTATCATGGGAGCTTCAAAGCATTTACTACCGTATAACTTGGTTAAATTAAATAAGCACCAAATGCCCGCAAATGCTATGTGGATTCAGGCAGGAATCGTAATCGTCATTTTAATGATGATTTCGTTTGGTGGTCATGATTCCCAAAAGTATTACTTAATCTTAACGGACATGACTAATTTATCAATGGCGTTCCCCTACTTGTTTCTAGTGGGTGCATTCCCATTCTTCAAACGAAAAACGTTCCTGACACGACCGTTTGTTTTCTTTAAAACTAAATGGTCGACTGACGTAATTTCATTGATCGTATTAACAACGTTGGTAATTGGGATGCTATTTACGATCTGGGAACCATTGATTGAACATGATTACGTTACCGCCTTTTGGACAGCTATCGGCCCCGTGTTTTTCAGTGCAATCGCATGGCTTTGGTATCATCATCAAGAGAAACAGAATTTAAAGACTTATTTAAAATAAATTAACAAATAAATTAAAATAATAAATAAAGTTAGGATACTGATCAATTTCAGGATCCTTTTATTTTTAGGCATGTAAGCGGTTATCACTGCCTAGCCAGTCATTTTAAGCGAATTTTGCATTTATTAAGAACTATGTTAATATACAGATATCAAAACAATATTCTATAAGTTCGAGGTGATTAGGAATGTCATTTTCTTCAGCAGCAATCTTAGCAGTAGCTTGCGTAGCAGCATTAACTGTTGTCGCAAGAGGCGTTGCTAACTGCAGTCATCATTTTAACGAAAATAACTAAACTATATTGAAAACTTAATCCCAAGATTTAATTGGAGTTAAGTCTTTTATTTTCATGTAAAAAAATCCTCCATAATTATTAAATTAATAATTATGGAGGATTTTAATTTAGTAGTAACTTCAACAGATAAAACTAATCATTATCCCGCCACTCAGGACCAGAAATAGACCGAGAATGGTCAGCAATAATTCGTGATGAGTCTTGTGTTCATGTAGGAAAACAATCCCGCCAAACGTCGATATAATCACACACATCTGGGAAAGGACGAATCCAGTTGACAAACCGTTTGCTTCCATCGAGAAGAAGTATCCGCATTGAGCGAGTCCAAACATAATCCCAGTTAATAGATTCCTAAAAACGGTAACATTCCAAAATGGATGTTGCTGACGAATGGATGACGTCGATAAACTAATCGCTCCTGCAGAAAATAACATCCCCAGACTTAATGGTAACAGCATTTCCCATCCTGACGCACTAGGAATTTTAGGCAATGAATTACAGGCAATAAAGCCAAATGAACCAAAAACGCTTAATAAGACACCAACCCTAAAATTATGGGGACTAATGTGATTAGTCTTTTCATGAAACGCAGTCATGCAGACCCCGATAATAATTAAGATAATCGCAATAATCCCAATCATTTTAGCTTCAGCCATTTGCCAACAGCCGAAAAATAAGGCACCCACGATCGTGGTCCCAATTAGTTGCATTCCTGTATACATCGGAAACGTGATCGAGACCCCAACCCTCGGAAAAGCACAGTACTGAGTAAATTGACCAACCGGCTCCAGCGATAAAGCACCAGATAAAGGTCATTATCGAGATGTCTGGTCTGATAATCGCATAAGAAATTAGCCCAACGATCAAACAGCCGTAAACAGTACCCATTAATTGACTAACGGGCTTCCCACCAAATTTAGTAACGACGATTGGCATTAAGCCCCAAAATAACGCGGGGATTAGTCCAATTAAAATATTCATAAAAACGATGCCTCTAGAATTGTGATACATTTCACAGTATATTACTTTTGATTATAAAATAAAAATCCTTACCATTGCGGTAAGGACTCTTACTAACTTGTTGTGATAAAAGGAAGCTATCTATTTAGTGGCTTTCTGGACCTTCTTCGGTAACCAGAATGATAATACTAAACCGATTATAGCAACGATCGTCATCATCATGAATGCCCAGTGGTAGCCGACAACCAGTGAACTCATTTTGCCAAGGTTATGATTGAAGTTCATCCCTAGGGTAACCATCGTAATTGATAAAGCGGTCCCTAATGAACTACCAATCTGTCTAACGGTAGACGATGCGGCATTCCCATGAGCTTTTAATCTAGGATTCAATGCATTAATTCCTGCAGTAAAGTCGTTCATCGTGATAAACGTAATCCCGACTAAACGTAAGGCATACAAGGACATGATCCAGATAATGTTGGTTTCAGTTCCAAACGTTAACATTGGAACCGTACCTAACGTTAGCAATACGAAACCGATTACTGATACTTTACGAGCACCGATTTTATCGAAAATTACACCTGCAACTGGATTAAAAATCCCTGTTAATACGGCACCTGGAATTAAGATTAATCCAGTATCTAAAGCTGATAAGCCACGAACGTTCTGTAGGTATAACGGGATGATTAATTCAATCCCTAACATTGCAAAGTTACTCAAGGTGCTTAAGATCGTTGAAAGATTAAAGATCCCGTTTTTGAAGACCTTCATGCTGACAACGGGTTTCGTTAAGTGATTCTGACGAATGCAGAATAGAGCGATGAAGATAATTCCTACGATAAAGGTAATGGTTTCAACTAAGTCAATTCGACCAGAATTACCAATTGCTGAGAAAGCATATAACAGGCCACCAAAACCAATCGTTGACCAGAGTAATGATAAGAAATCTAACTTAGAACGATGAACCTTGTTTAAAGTTCTGGAATAGCTAAATGAAATTAAAAAGACGATCCCTGATAATACACTTAAAACCAAGAATAAGATTCGCCAGTTAAAGAATTTCAGTAAGAGTCCAGCAATTGATGGACCCGTAGCTGGAGCAAAGGCAATTACCAAACCGGTAATTCCTAAACCTAAGCCACGTTTTTCGGGTGGGAATAATGCCAAGACAATGTTTTGAATAAATGGCATTAAAGCACCGGCGGCGATCGCTTCAATAATTCGCCCTACTAATAGGATTGCAAAGTTGGGTGCAATAAAGCAGACGAACGAACCAAACGTAAAGATCGCTAGCATCCCTTTGTAACTATCTTTTGTTTTAAAATTATTGAAGACCCAAGCGGATAACGGGATCATCAGTCCCATCACTAATTGATAAGCGGTACTTAACCATTGTGCCGTTGCTTGGCTGACCTGAAGTGATTTCATAATGGTCGTTAATCCATTGTTTAAAAAAGTTTCGGCTAATAAAGCCACGAATGCTCCTGATAGAACGATTTCCATCAAGATTTTCTGGCTATAAGTTTCACCGTTGATATCTTTTGACATAGTCTACCTCCAAACATATAGTATGCTACATTTTATTTTAAAAATTAATTTTATTCTTCAAAATTTTTGATTAACTGTGTTAATAAATCTTCTAAATTATGAACTGAAGATTTATCCATGTGATTAGTAATGATTTGATTCATCTGCTGATAATCATGATTAATTGCTGGGAGATGTGATTTAATTAACTGATTACCGTTATTAGAAATCATTAGTTGGACCTGCCGATGATCCGTTGGTAACGGTCCAGAAACAATCAAATGCTTCTTCAGTATCAATTTAATGATGTGACGGACCGTAGGATGACGAAGGTGTAAATAATCAGTAATTTCGCGCTGGGTTACGATTTTATCACGATGATAATACAGATAGATTAGGATCGTAAACTGGACACCCGTCAGTGTCGGTAGAATTTTATGAATTGAATTGTTGAAATATTTACTTAAAACAACGTGGGCTATATAGATTAAATAACCAATATTATTGTTTTGAATTGGCACCACCCTCTCGACAATTAATAAGTGTAGCATACTATGTTTATTATTCAAGTCCCAAATTAATCATTATTTAATTCCAGGACTCGCCACTTTAGCAAAACGTAGTTAACTAAAAGAATGATCCCGGCAAAATAAAAGGCACCATTGTAATTAAAGAGATTGGTAATAAAGCCACCTAACAAGGCAACCATGCTACTTCCCATCGCTTGAGCACCCATGTTTAGACTAAACGCCATCCCGGTGTTTTTAGCAGACGTCTCTTTTTATAATAACGTATCAATTGACGGAAATACGATCGCGTCACCGATTCCGTTAATGGCTCGAGCGCACCCTAGCATCCAGACACCCACGGCTAAACCTTGCGGGATATAACAGCAACCGGATAAGATCAGACCGATCATTAACAGTTTACCCGTTCCGTATTTATCGCCTAATTTGCCACAAAGCGGCGACATCGTCATGTCAAAGATGCCAGGAATTGCGGTAACGACCCCAGAAACGATCGCAATAGGACCGTGGTTATGCATGAGCTGCTTAATATATAACGTAATGATTGGGTAAACAACGTTGATTCCAATCTGAACCAAGACGGTGGTTATCAATATCCAACCAATTAGGCGCTTGTTGTTAAAACTCTGCATAAAATTCCAGCGAAATTTTGTTTTATGAACGGCTTTCGGTTTAAAGTCTTCTTTAACAAAGATCAAAGCAATGATAAAGAAAAGGAACAGCAGTAATCCCGTGATGAAGAACGTATCACG
This window encodes:
- a CDS encoding phosphomevalonate kinase — translated: MIKVIAPGKLYIAGEYAVVDGMPSIVVALNQYITVEISAGHKYGSIISKQYQASTIYWRREGNQMIFDNRDNPFRYILSAIKITEQYARSLHVKLGLYHLKIDSQLDSPDGKKYGLGSSAAVTVATINALCAFYHIPINKEQLFKLSAIAHFSVQGNGSLGDIAASVYGGWIAFRTFDHQWLKIMQRNSSIKTLINMPWPNLKIEQLTVPESLQLLIGWTGTPASTSHLVDKVSLGRAHNPEKYNQFLKASKKCLIKMIHGFREGSLKLIKHEIAVNRKLLNQLGDFTKVDIETPQLKKLSRIAIHYGGSAKSSGAGGGDCGITVVNRQSPIKQILDEWKQNHIQPLKFKVTQQSSGVVHHD
- the fni gene encoding type 2 isopentenyl-diphosphate Delta-isomerase gives rise to the protein MINQHSHRKDEHVSLAEYFNRANHHDYFDQLRFVHQSLPETDYQQINPSTKLGPLTLKWPFYIEAMTGGSRQTGQLNAQLAKIAKATDLAMAVGSESVALQDPKLIKTFSIVRKVNPKGIIFANLGASHSYQDAQKVIDIIDADALEIHLNVPQELIMPEGHRSFHWLKNIKSVVSNVKKPVIIKEVGFGMSKETLKQLQSIGVKYANVSGHGGTNFAKIENYRRPEKDLSYLEKWGLTTPESLFEARPFEPEMKIIASGGIKNPLDIAKALALGASAVGVAGVILHSLLRRGPDKTIQMIKDWQRGLKIIMTMLGYKDIAQLQQQRLLLSPSLISYLHQRHLTY
- a CDS encoding RsmB/NOP family class I SAM-dependent RNA methyltransferase; the encoded protein is MKLPKEFCQKYQKLMGDHAEAFLKSFDREPTQGFRINPLKAHTPIEEKLDDPIPWAKWGYYGKVRGRTVDHQSGAVYDQEPSAMYVGTVVDPKPGEKVLDLCAAPGSKTTYLASLMNNQGLLVANEIIPKRAKVLASNLERFGVTNALTLNEPPHKMTKSFKRYFDKILVDAPCSGEGMFRKNPEAIKYWSLDYPKKCAERQRKILNQAVKMLKPGGTLVYSTCTFAPEEDEQVIAWLLDNYDFKTVPVKKYPGMLGGQPQWANHNPELKNAVRIFPNRVKGEGHFIAKLQKGTQGSPKKIKTQRSNVPHRDRDLWNQFAKKDLVDFQPKNLIEFGRQLYAYNPDIPNLKKLQVVSPGLHLGTLKKNRFEPSYALALALHPDQVKHHVTISIDEWKKYVHGDTLPVDPKLPKGWYQLICWKQPIAFGKVVQGTIKNFFPKGLRFLVR
- a CDS encoding Cof-type HAD-IIB family hydrolase, whose product is MNRKLIILDLDGTTLNSDSKITDTTRYIIQEAASLGNIVSIITGRPYRIAMPFYRRLGLTSPLITFNGGLGLIPGEKWPGAYQITFDRHIVNTIFKRQRELGLNLMAAEDRSHLMANKPSNAKLARETLDYFPSRLKSGQILTQDNINFDPVCLAVQVQPFCMQLVTKYLRTNYKGIVKPAVWGGSLNVIEIAAQNVTKVTGIKKLAKYYHIANKDIIAFGDQDNDYNTLKFVGHGVAMKNGLPDVKAVADDVTEYDNDHDGVARYLKSYLGLPY
- the glpK gene encoding glycerol kinase GlpK, translating into MNKQRYIMVIDEGTTSARAIVFNHQGNIVSMSQKSIKQYFPHPGWVEQDPVEIWKDVESALIEALIKKNIEPYQIQSLGIANQRETAVVWNKDTGKPICKAIVWQSKQTSKISDQIKEAGYSKMIHHKTGLIIDSYFSATKLKWILDHVPNAREDAEAGKLLFGTVDTWLLWNLTGGKVFATDYSNASRTMMFNIHTLKWDPQILRLLKIPSQMLPKVYPSDHLYGHTGDYTFEGLKIPITGIMGDQQASLFGQLALSPGMVKNTYGTGAFIMMNTGEKPILSDNGLITTIAYGFDGKVNYALEGSIFVAGSAIQWLKDGMRIINDPGESEVMAREAPNHCGVYVVPAFSGLGAPYWNQQTRGAVFGLTRGTTREEFVKATLNSLAYQTKDVLRTMQKDTHIDLKNLNVDGGATKNDYLMQFQADLLGIPIHRAVVSEVTALGIAYLSGLASGYWKDLDEVKRCGEKRDEFKPKMSVKERNHYYLGWLNAVKAAQVFKGIKY
- a CDS encoding C69 family dipeptidase, producing MDAQKYSACTSILIGKKASTDGSVMIGRNEDARAAWPKHYIVHPHHESKSNPVFKSSDNKFKLTLPKVRFKYDATPEWTKKYGLFEEDGINEYNVAMSATESTYSNETVLGVDPLVKDGIGEEAMITVVLPYIKTPREGIERLGKIIEKYGTDESNGILFADKNSAWYMETGGGHQWVAERIPDDYYAVIANQSAIQDIDFNDPNNFMWAPHIREFVNKYHLNPSTHGNFNFRQIFGTHTLADTYYNTPRVWYGQKMFNPEIQQDPQSQNLPFIRKSHRKLSINDAEAFLASHYQGTKYDPVGEGKPQDRKRFRPISLAKTQESHIMQMRPNQPKETTGIHWLAMGVAAQSTYVPFFSGITGTPTAYHYGVHDYKHNSAYWAFKLAGIMVDSHYLQFNPQLEALQAKLNIHYLNSIKDVDANAKQLSSDQLVKLVNKVSNGEAKLAIKDYRKLTGHLIALAADYSPLNYHQDLNL